One region of Pseudomonas alvandae genomic DNA includes:
- a CDS encoding DUF3015 domain-containing protein, with translation MKRILLGTLFTAVSINAMAQAPGGPDCGWGNMLFEGQRGTPAHFLASTTNGTSGNATFGMTSGTNGCSTNAALTYGGKSWLAMNGMMNELSEDMAKGQGEALTTYAVVLGVAPEDRAHFSAVTHEHFQQIFSKADVTAEDVHTNTLAVLKNDPRLAKYATQA, from the coding sequence ATGAAACGGATTCTTCTCGGTACTCTCTTCACCGCTGTATCCATCAACGCCATGGCTCAGGCGCCGGGCGGCCCGGATTGCGGTTGGGGCAACATGCTGTTCGAAGGTCAGCGTGGCACTCCGGCCCACTTCCTCGCATCCACCACCAACGGCACTTCCGGCAACGCCACCTTCGGCATGACCTCCGGCACCAACGGCTGCTCGACCAACGCAGCGCTGACCTACGGTGGCAAGTCCTGGCTGGCCATGAATGGCATGATGAACGAGCTGTCCGAAGACATGGCCAAGGGTCAGGGCGAAGCGCTGACCACCTACGCCGTGGTACTGGGTGTGGCGCCGGAAGATCGCGCACACTTCTCCGCTGTGACCCACGAGCACTTCCAGCAGATCTTCAGCAAGGCTGACGTGACGGCAGAAGACGTGCATACCAATACCCTGGCCGTGCTGAAAAACGACCCTCGCCTGGCCAAGTACGCAACTCAAGCTTAA
- a CDS encoding TIGR00645 family protein, protein MERFIENAMYASRWLLAPIYFGLSLGLLALALKFFQEVFHVIPNVFSMAESDLILVLLSLIDMALVGGLLVMVMISGYENFVSQLDIGDDKEKLNWLGTMDSSSLKMKVAASIVAISSIHLLRIFMDAKNVDPEHLMWYVIIHMTFVVSAFAMGYLDKLTKH, encoded by the coding sequence ATGGAACGCTTTATCGAAAATGCAATGTATGCCTCCCGTTGGCTGCTGGCGCCGATCTACTTCGGGCTGTCCCTGGGCTTGCTGGCCCTGGCGCTGAAATTCTTCCAGGAAGTCTTTCACGTCATTCCCAACGTCTTTTCCATGGCCGAGTCGGACCTGATCCTCGTGCTGTTGTCGCTCATCGACATGGCGCTGGTGGGCGGCCTGCTGGTGATGGTGATGATTTCCGGCTACGAGAACTTCGTCTCGCAACTGGATATCGGCGATGACAAGGAAAAGCTCAACTGGCTGGGCACCATGGACTCGTCTTCGCTGAAGATGAAAGTCGCCGCGTCGATCGTGGCCATTTCCTCGATCCACTTGCTGCGTATCTTCATGGACGCCAAAAACGTCGATCCCGAACACCTGATGTGGTACGTGATCATCCACATGACCTTCGTGGTGTCGGCGTTTGCCATGGGCTACCTGGACAAACTGACCAAGCACTGA
- a CDS encoding FKBP-type peptidyl-prolyl cis-trans isomerase, with translation MSEVNLSTDETRVSYGIGRQLGDQLRDNPPPGVSLDAILAGLTDAFAGKPSRVGQDEMSASFKVIREIMQAEAAAKAEAAAGEGRAFLAENAKREGITTLASGLQFEVLTQGEGAKPTREDQVRTHYHGTLIDGTVFDSSYDRGQPAEFPVGGVIPGWTEALQLMNAGSKWRLYVPSELAYGAQGVGSIPPHSVLVFDVELLDVL, from the coding sequence ATGTCCGAAGTTAACCTGTCCACCGACGAAACCCGCGTCAGCTACGGCATTGGCCGTCAGTTGGGCGACCAACTGCGCGACAACCCGCCACCGGGTGTGAGCCTGGACGCGATCCTGGCTGGCCTGACCGACGCGTTCGCCGGCAAGCCTAGCCGTGTGGGCCAGGACGAGATGTCCGCCAGCTTCAAGGTCATTCGTGAAATCATGCAGGCCGAAGCCGCCGCCAAGGCTGAAGCCGCTGCGGGCGAAGGCCGTGCGTTCCTGGCCGAAAACGCCAAGCGTGAAGGCATCACCACCCTGGCTTCCGGCCTGCAATTCGAAGTGCTGACCCAAGGTGAAGGCGCCAAGCCGACCCGTGAGGATCAAGTGCGCACGCATTACCACGGCACCCTGATCGACGGCACTGTGTTCGACAGCTCCTACGATCGTGGCCAGCCAGCCGAATTCCCGGTAGGCGGCGTGATTCCAGGCTGGACCGAAGCGCTGCAACTGATGAACGCCGGCAGCAAATGGCGCCTGTACGTGCCGAGCGAGCTGGCCTACGGCGCTCAAGGCGTTGGCAGCATCCCGCCGCACAGCGTGCTGGTGTTTGACGTCGAGCTGCTGGACGTACTGTAA
- a CDS encoding Lon protease family protein: protein MPDPVAASLRLAPEALTRPFSAEQFSFSTTNDLEPFRGVLGQERAVEALQFGVAMPRPGYNVFVMGEPGTGRFSFVKRYLKAEGKRMQTPSDWVYVNNFDEPREPRALELPSGTAGTFIGDINGLIDNLLATFPAVFEHPSYQQKKSAIDRAFNQRYDRALDVIERLALEKDVALYRDSSNIAFTPMSEGKALDEAEFAQLPEAERERFHEDISGLEERLNEELASLPQWKRESNNQLRHLNEETITLALQPLLAPLSEKYAENAAVCGYLQAMQVYLLKTVVEQLVDDSKTDAVARKLLEEQYAPSLVVGHPASGGAPVVFEPHPTYDNLFGRIEYSTDQGALYTTYRQLRPGALHRANGGFLILEAEKMLGEPFVWDALKRALQSRKLKMESPLGELGRLATVTLTPQHIPLQVKVVIIGARQLYYALQDLDSDFQEMFRVLVDFDEDIPMGDESLEQFAQLLKTRTSEEGMAPLTADAVARLATYSARLAEHQGRLSARIGDLFQLVSEADFIRQLAGDEMTDAGHIERALKAKATRTGRVSARILDDMLAGIILIDTDGAAVGKCNGLTVLEVGDSAFGVPARISATVYPGGSGIVDIEREVNLGQPIHSKGVMILTGYLGSRYAQEFPLAISASIALEQSYGYVDGDSASLGEACTLISALSKTPLKQCFAITGSINQFGEVQAVGGVNEKIEGFFRLCEARGLTGEQGAIIPQANVATLMLDEKVLAAVRAGQFHVYAVRQADEALSLLVGEPAGEPDENGEFPEGSVNARVVERLRVIAEMISEDDIKEAEKEMAQQALVEAKPA from the coding sequence ATGCCTGATCCTGTTGCTGCCAGCTTGCGTCTAGCGCCCGAAGCGCTGACCCGTCCGTTTTCCGCTGAACAGTTCAGCTTCTCTACCACCAATGATCTGGAGCCCTTCCGCGGTGTGCTTGGCCAGGAACGTGCGGTCGAAGCATTGCAGTTCGGTGTGGCGATGCCACGCCCCGGCTACAACGTATTTGTCATGGGGGAGCCCGGCACCGGCCGGTTCTCGTTCGTCAAACGCTACCTCAAGGCCGAAGGCAAGCGCATGCAGACCCCGTCGGACTGGGTCTATGTCAATAACTTCGATGAACCCCGCGAGCCGCGCGCCCTGGAGCTGCCGTCGGGCACCGCCGGCACCTTCATTGGCGATATCAATGGCCTGATCGACAACCTGCTGGCGACGTTTCCGGCGGTGTTCGAGCATCCGTCCTATCAACAGAAAAAAAGCGCCATCGACCGCGCCTTCAACCAGCGCTACGACCGTGCCCTCGATGTAATCGAGCGGCTGGCGCTGGAAAAAGATGTCGCGCTGTACCGTGACAGCAGCAACATCGCCTTCACCCCGATGAGCGAGGGCAAGGCCCTGGACGAGGCGGAGTTCGCCCAGTTGCCAGAGGCCGAGCGCGAGCGATTCCATGAGGATATTTCCGGCCTGGAGGAGCGCCTGAACGAAGAACTCGCCAGCCTGCCGCAGTGGAAACGCGAGTCCAACAACCAGTTGCGTCACCTCAACGAAGAAACCATCACCCTGGCCTTGCAACCATTGCTGGCGCCGTTGTCGGAGAAATACGCCGAGAACGCCGCCGTGTGCGGTTACCTGCAAGCCATGCAGGTCTATCTGCTCAAGACCGTGGTCGAGCAGTTGGTGGATGACAGCAAGACCGACGCCGTCGCCCGCAAGCTGCTGGAAGAGCAATACGCGCCGAGCCTGGTCGTCGGCCATCCGGCGAGCGGTGGCGCCCCGGTGGTGTTCGAGCCGCACCCGACCTACGACAACCTGTTTGGCCGAATCGAGTACAGCACCGACCAAGGTGCGCTCTACACCACGTATCGACAGTTGCGTCCGGGTGCCCTGCACCGTGCCAACGGCGGTTTCCTGATCCTCGAAGCGGAAAAAATGCTCGGCGAGCCGTTCGTGTGGGATGCGCTCAAGCGCGCCCTGCAGTCGCGCAAGCTGAAAATGGAATCGCCGCTGGGCGAGCTGGGTCGCTTGGCCACGGTGACCCTGACGCCGCAACACATTCCGTTGCAGGTCAAGGTCGTGATCATCGGCGCGCGCCAGCTCTATTACGCTTTGCAGGACCTGGATTCGGATTTCCAGGAGATGTTTCGCGTGCTGGTGGATTTCGACGAAGACATCCCGATGGGCGACGAGAGCCTGGAGCAGTTTGCCCAGTTGCTCAAGACCCGAACCTCGGAAGAGGGCATGGCACCGCTGACCGCTGATGCGGTGGCGCGCCTGGCCACCTACAGTGCACGCCTGGCCGAGCATCAGGGGCGCTTGTCGGCGCGGATTGGCGATCTGTTCCAGCTGGTCAGCGAGGCGGATTTCATTCGCCAACTGGCCGGTGACGAGATGACCGACGCCGGCCACATCGAACGTGCGCTCAAGGCCAAGGCTACCCGCACCGGGCGCGTTTCGGCGCGAATCCTCGACGACATGCTGGCGGGGATCATTCTCATCGACACCGACGGCGCGGCCGTGGGCAAGTGCAACGGGTTGACGGTGCTGGAAGTGGGCGACTCGGCGTTTGGCGTGCCAGCGCGGATTTCCGCCACGGTGTACCCGGGCGGCAGCGGTATCGTCGACATCGAACGAGAGGTCAACCTAGGCCAGCCGATTCACTCCAAGGGGGTGATGATCCTGACCGGATACCTGGGCAGCCGGTATGCCCAGGAGTTCCCGCTGGCGATTTCAGCCAGTATCGCCCTGGAGCAATCCTACGGTTATGTGGACGGCGACAGTGCGTCCCTTGGGGAGGCTTGCACACTGATCTCGGCCTTGTCGAAGACCCCGTTGAAGCAATGCTTCGCCATCACCGGCTCGATCAACCAGTTCGGTGAAGTGCAGGCGGTGGGCGGGGTCAACGAGAAGATCGAAGGCTTCTTCCGCCTCTGCGAAGCCCGCGGGCTAACGGGCGAGCAAGGGGCGATCATTCCCCAGGCCAACGTCGCGACCCTGATGCTCGACGAGAAAGTGCTGGCGGCCGTGCGCGCCGGGCAGTTCCATGTCTATGCCGTGCGCCAGGCCGACGAAGCCCTGAGCCTGCTGGTGGGCGAGCCCGCTGGCGAACCGGACGAGAACGGCGAGTTCCCGGAGGGCAGCGTCAATGCCCGCGTGGTGGAACGACTGCGGGTCATCGCGGAAATGATCAGCGAAGACGATATCAAGGAAGCGGAAAAGGAAATGGCGCAGCAGGCGCTGGTGGAAGCCAAGCCGGCTTGA